The genome window CGGATATTTTATTCTCACGCGATCGATATATAGTCGCACAAGGAAAAAACTTTATCGACTGTTATTCTATCGTGAATATCTCGAATGGACAAGTTTGTTCGTCCGAAGATACGCGTCATTTTTCTCTGCTGGCGCTTCTTATGTAGTTTTATTTCTTCCAGAAGCGGCATTTTTATGAAAACCGGCTGATTAATATTTATCTCACTCCGTTAACTTTTAACCGCATAACGAGTACATTAAGGAAACGtaacgtattttttttttttttttttttttttttttttttttttataccatactatctatataatatatagcgaAATATAGCGAAATTGGTCGGTCTTGTATATAAAAATCTCAACAATTGCAGACAGTTTCGTCATCGTTGCCGCTTTCCTAATTAGCATAGCAGCGAAACCGGGTTTGCTTTGCTTTGCATCGCGATTAATTAAAACTCCACAACTTCGTATATTAGAATCAAATACCCGGAAAATAAGGTAAAACCGCGTATCGACCATTTGTTCGGCGTTGGCGTCATCGTTGAGATCTTTGAAATTAACATACTCGCGAGACCGTATTCGCTTCGGTTAATTCCCACCGTCGAATCGTCTACGTTTCGACGTCGCAAAAACGCAAAGAGCCGCCTAAAGTCCAGAAAATTAAAAAGCGACCCGTGCAAAGAAAGGGATGGCGCAAAGTAAAAGATTTATGAAATCTTTTTAGTATTCGAACGGCGAACGACCAAGCCACTGCAACAAGGACGAAGACTTCGACTGCGACGACGATTTCACGTGCATACACAAAAGCTGGGTGTGCGACGGTGAAAGAGACTGCCCCAACGGGGCCGACGAGTTGCCAAAACGGTGTCACAACGTTACATGCAGGCCGGATCAATTCCAATGCGGGGatcatcgtaattgtatatcaGGTAAACTTAATTACGAGAACGTTTAACCAGCTTGCCTTTTTTTGTAATTCGACGGATACTATCTGTCGCGTTGCACAATGCGCCACTACGTATACCAGACATCGTGATTTGCAGGAGAAAATTCATAAAGAAGGGGAACATATATAGTTGGCCCGAAGCGTTTATTGTATTCGTAAATGATGCATTTAGCGTATATATTCATAATTAGTTTTGGTAAATAACGTATGCCGTGTACTCTGTAAAATATAGATAATCGATACGTTATGACCcgattaatttatgtaattaccAGTCATCCTAATTTTAAGCAGAGAGTTTACATAAAAGCGTCTTTGCCTATAGTACAGTAtgaaatatttagtttattcGTTCAATTTTGAGAAATAAAGCGCATAAGATTAATACGAAgcataattttacttttaacgTATTAAAGTTGCTTATAATACTCtgctaaataatatttattcgtaatGTACGCAAGatatattatacgttgtatactataccATGCATGACGTAGACGCGTGCACTTTCCCGTGAACGAGGAAACCAAGAATTTGTTGGTAAAAGCAAGTTGGTCAGGGCGGTTGTTATTCTCGTATTCgtccattttttttatttttgctctCTGTTTTATTCGGCATTAATTTATCATCGCGCAAAACGCGCTTCTCGCCGCTTCTCCTTCCAGATTTTATCCTACGTACGTgtgtatatgtaaaaataattttcaggcCACTTGTATTGCAACGGTAAAGCAGAATGCGTAGATGGCAGCGACGAGAGAAATTGCACGGGCGAAACCACCGTTTGTGATCCGTCGACGCAATTCGAATGTAGCGAGGGCTCGTGTATCCCTCTTTCCAGCGTGTGCAACAAAAACCGTGATTGTATCGGTTGGGAGGACGAGAACGAAGAACTTTGTGGCGTGAACGAGTGTTCCAAGAACAACGGTGGATGTTCGCAAATTTGCATCGATCTGCCGATCGGCTTCCGGTGTGATTGTAACGCGGGATACAGGCTCATTGACAATAGGACTTGCGATGGTAACTTGACAAGAGTATTCCCGAAAACACGTTCTTCGTTATTGACGTTAACGTTGAAATCGTAACCATTGATATTGGCCATTTTCCGCTGTTAATTATTGATTACTTTGCATTTTTAAGTCTATCGAAATGCATGTTGACGCGGTTTCCACGACGCAGTCCCGGCCTAATTGCTTGGGAAAACACGATGCTCATAGAGTGgacgattttaataattttccattttcatgatataatatacgaataataaaatataagtattacGCACGCATGAGGatattacattttcttctttttttctttttatattcattcgctagcaatttttatatttatttgcttCTCGATACAACTTTATACCTTTACTtcgctaaatattatattttttggtATCTTACAATATTTCCGCATATATTATGCATTCTGTGGATTTTTGCACCTTTAAATGTCCCATAAATGCGTGAAAATCCGCAGCTTAGTTATAAAAGATTGCGATAAATGATAGTTGAATAGCGCACGAATGTTTATAACGATTCAGAACAGTCAGAAAGAACAGACAGACAGAAAACTCGCAAAGTAAAGATAACTCTAACAACGGATGATTCTTACTTGCAACAATAAGACAGCTCTCTGAAGAAAAGCTGTGACACTttgcttttttttcctttttctcgtcaTACATGCGCGCATCCTCTCACTCGCCCGAATATGAGCATCTTTCCTCTTGTTACAACCCTGTTCTCGTTATACCTGACAAAACTCTATAAGAAAATGACGAACACGCTCTTACGATACTACAATggtgtattttcttttcttttctttttttcttttttttttttttttttcttaaatctttCTAACGGAAAGAAAATAATTGTCGCAACGAAAGAGAAACAATGTAAAAAGTGGCGTTTCCCCGCTTCAGATATAGACGAGTGCTTGGAACCAGGCAGATGTTCCCAGTTCTGTTTGAACGAAAAGAGCAGTTTCAAGTGCATCTGTGCCCCGGGTTACTTTAAAGATCCCAGGAACCATACTCGTTGCAAGGCGGCAGAAGGTCACGCCAGCCTGCTCTTTACCAGAAGGCACGATATAAGAAAAGTGGCATTGGATCGTTTGGAGATGACGAATATAGTGAAAGACACGAAAATGGCCGCGGCCTTGGATTTCGTTTTTCGCACCGGTATGATCTTCTGGAGCGACAGCAGCGAAAAGAAGATCTATAAGTAAGCAACGATGAATCGAATTCGAAAGAATTCGAACAGAAACACGTATTTAACTTTAAAATCAAACGCAAACATTTTTTCGATATGGCGTTGATCGACAACGTgtcgaagaattttttaattcttccttTACGTACAAATAAAAGACGCAAGATCTAACTTATCGCGTTTCTCACCTATGGCCTACGTATATCGTGTGCATTCTGCTGCGCGAGATCTTTGCGTCTCCTCTcctataagaaatattttgttactcACATATACGtgttatcgttatcgttgttTAGAGCTCCGATAGACGAAGGCAACGAGCGTACAGTTGTAATTGACGATGGTTTAACAACATCGGATGGACTTGCCGTTGATTGGATATATAGTCATATTTATTGGACCGATTCCAAGAAGAGTACCATAGAATTGGCTAATTTCGAGGGTAATATGAGGAAGACGTTGATTCAAGATCGGGTACAAGAACCTAGAGCGATAGCTTTGAACCCACTGGAGGGGTGGATGTTTTGGACCGATTGGAGCGACGAAGCCCGCATAGAGAAAGCGGGAATGGATGGATCTCATCGAACGGTAGATCCATAATAAGATCGAAGAGAGAACGAATCTATAGTTAAGCTAATCTTCTATGGATCCTTTTAGGAACGCGGCTTTCCTTTTCGTATCCAGTTATAATTTAACGCGTTGCAATCGTACGACTATAAGCATCTTTGCTTTCGCCAATAATAATACGCGTATATCGAATTTTTCCCAAAGGTTTTtcaaactctctctctctctctctctctctctctctctctatacaCTCTACATCTCTCTATATCTCTCTAATCTCGTTCTAAATACATCGTAATGATCGATAAAATAAGATTAAGCAATAGTACTGGATAAAGTTTTCAAAATTCCTTCCTACTGAGAAAGTTCATTTTTTCTTCGACcttttaagacaaaagttaatTAAATACTTTCAGAGCGGATCGCCGGTATAAGAGTAAAGTCTCTGAAGCAACGGGCTTATCGTTTGCAGGTGATAGTCGACAATGACGTACAGTGGCCAAATGGGTTGACTCTGGATTTAATTGGCAAGAAAATATACTGGGTAGACGCAAAGTTAAATATAATTGGATCGTGTAATTACGATGGTTCAGGTGTACGAACGGTTCTCTATTCTCCGAAAGTATTGAGGCATCCCTTCAGTATTACGACGTTCGAAGACTACGTTTATTGGACCGACTGGGACAAGGAGGCGATATTTAAAGCAAATAAATTTACTGGTCAATCGGTCGAAGCTGTTACATCTCTTCGAACTCTGAAATATCCAATGGTCGTTCACGTATATCATCCGTACAGACAACCAGACGGAAAGAATCAATGTCAGGCTGTGAATGGTCATTGCAGTCATTTGTGTTTACCAGCACCAAGAATTAATTCGAAATCGCCTCTTCTTAGTTGCGCTTGTCCGGACGGCCTAAGATTGTTACCTGACGGTTTGATGTGCGTGGAAAAAGGTAAGCGATACCGATGATGCCAATTATTTGTTCGTAAATTACAGGCATTAATTTAATATGCATGCATTGACACTGAAGTCGAAAGAATGAAATCAAATTTAGGGTAATGCATGGTACATTACGATAGGAATAACGCTTACGATTTAAATacgaatacaaaattttaacgaagcatgtttacatttttttttttttttttttttttttttgtattaccgtatcgttatcgaattgctttAATcgattcatttcttttcttttttcactctTGAATTATACTGTAATTATCATGCTTATGtcttacatttattattttattacttatcaTAATATTTTGCGTCGATGTTGCATGAATATGGGATGATATCCAGTAAGTACAACTGTAGCACCTACAACGCAAGAAATTAGTAAACCATTCAAGAGACTCGAACCTCTCAACGTAACCACGACTGTCCGTAAGTATATTTGCACGCGTCCTATATCATACGACCATAGCTCCATAATCGATTGATCAGAAACATTTggatatgctttataacgtgtgTAGTCTTATATTAATAACGATGTGTGTATTGTTATACGAGACGCATGTTTCTAAATCGCTAAAAAAAAAGTGGCTTTGTATATGATAAGAAGCTTGTCGTGATTGTACTTGTTAGCGATCACTGCTGACACTGTTCGTGTCACGGCTGTGACGTTTAGTTTAGAGTCTTTGGGCGATCGTATGAAGGGACACTTCACGCCTAGAAGGTTGCTTTATTACTTGCCGCGAACAGTCGTGCTACAAATTAAGGATTCCATAGAGTCTCGACTGGCGTTCAAGCGCTGGCATCGAACGCTCATCGGGCGTCAATTGTCGAGAGACGGAGGAATTTTCTCACTTCGATGATTCCTGAGATCGCTTTACCTCCGCTCCAGAAAGGATAGATGATCCTAGGAGAGAGTCGCGAAGTCTCGTGCGAGTGCTGATTGGGCCTTGTTTTTAAGGAAGCGGACCAATCGTCAATTTCGAAGACTCTCGATTAAAAGAACGACTCTTAGAGAAGATGGGTGAGACTAGGAGAACGGTTTTAGTTTGTCGAGTCAGTAGGGTTCGGTCGAGTCTATCTCGTTCGAGAGACGCATCGCGTCTTCCAATACATCAAAATTCGGTGGGTCCCTCGGCGTTGCGTAATATCCAAGGCCAGAAGAAATTGCTTATAACTACCAAGCGGAGCATACTTCTGGCCGCCTGTACAATACCTTTTTTAATTAGTTAGCTTTATCTTTGATTTAGTTCGCGCGTCTTTGCTTCTTTTGTCTGACCGACTAATTTGTTTTAGATCCAACGCATTCAACAGATGGAGATGGCAAAGGTGGTCTAGCGTCTGAATCCACAGACCCTGGTTTAGTCGCTGGGATAGTGATAGGCGTGGCGTCCTTAGGGCTGTTACTCCTCGCATTAGTAGCAGTATTATGCTATAGGCATTACCTTCATCGTAATGTAACGAGTATGAACTTTGATAATCCTGTGTATAGGAAAACCACAGAAGATCAATTTAGTCTCGAAAAGAATAGGTTTCCACTCCCCACTGCTACGGTTGGAGAAGAGGTAATTACTGTGTGTGATGTGTCATTTCGTTAAAAAAAGAATCGTGTatgttatttatatacttttctttatttatttatcgaacctcgatataaatgtatatattttgtataatttttttgtttaatttcaatagGCTCAGGAACCTTTAACGAGTCCTGGAACTAATGATTACGTTTAAGAATGAATCTGTCAATGAAACGGGCTTAGCAGGCTATTGAAATATAATGTCGACCAAGTAACACAAAAATCatgtataagaaaaaaaaaaaaaagaaaaaaaaagagcgaTGAAGCGCATGTCGAGCGAGCCTGTCCAATTATATGCCTGCAATTGTCCACCTGCCTGCCAACTCAGCTGTGATcatgtttattttttcttttttgtactgTCTCGTTTTCTTTACAAATTTATGCATCTTGTCATTCAACTACTACTACACGTATGTGCAACATTTAGATTTGCTCCGAGGCATAAAGGGAGAAATACTTAGGTGAACTATAATTGTTGCCAAATAAGCGTTATAACCGTCAGTTTTCGGATAGTTCGATAAGATACAATAAAAATCCTATTTTATAATGGTTTCTCTTTCGTTTACACGCGGTAATATGTAACATAGTGCTATTTATAAATCTATGTGGGTCTTGATGCAACTATgtttaaatatatgaaatatatacatatacacacacacatacatatatatgtatatgtatatatatatagagatagagagaaagagagaaagagagagagagagagagagagagagaatgagagaaagtgagagagaaagagagaatatttttatctacATGTAAGATTTTTAACTTGTTATTGTTTCACTATTTATTCTTTAAGCATATATTTTGTCGAGTATAACTTTTAGTTAGAGATATGTATACTGTTGCATTGATAGAATCTCATGTATATAACATACGAATATGCGAAGTATATAGTAGGAATAATTTTACGAATCATTAGTAATGGTAATGAATTGTCAGAGACTTTCTATCATCATTTGtgaatttgttaaattatttgtaacaacgtttttttacatatattatataatattttatagtgCCAAAAGAAAGTGTTTCAGAAATGATCATGTTTAATGGTATTTGTAGCAATCAGAGACATTTTCTTAAACAATCGAAATTTCTTCtttgatatattataaatttaggaATAGCAATATACTTACATTTTAATCCCAGTAATAGCTCAAACGGTGGCGTTTacgtatataaatgtataaatcgTTCTTTTGTACATGAATACACGTTTCTCCTTTTATGTCGTTTACACGATATATACAAGCAGTGTTTACAGCACGTTCATAGAACTCTTTTTAACGACTGCCAGTATTTGTATAAGTAGACCATATCATAGTAAAACACTTCTCGCTGATATATTCTGTTAATGTTATGATTGTAATGAAATAGATTGAAAACCAATTAGATGTAATAAGATCAGCTCAATGACACTAAGTGTGACTGCGTGTCTGTTAAAAGTAAAACTGTTGTTTAGGTATTTCAACCTACTAAAAAATGATCAGTGTATATGTATAGAACTATCGCCTCGGGTTTAAGACTTTtacttattatatatactttatgattattatattaaataattaaatgtgaGACAGATATTCTTCTAGGTAAGATTATTAAAGAGTATAATGATATTACGACGAACTAACAGCTGTGTGTATTAAGAAGTAGCAACATATTTGTTACgtgttaacatttttttttcattttcaactgATAAAGTTAAGTGTAGCATGTTActgtaataaaaaatgtttatctagtaatgttaatataatttaagaaaGTAACATTGACGAAAGAAGCTTGACAATTCTATTCTTTCACAAATTATCctaatatagatatattttcttGCAAATTGTGCGTTTTCAACAGATTTTATATCGATAATTTATTGTATCGAACTATCGATATACTTACAGTCATACAAATACAAAAGAATTTgctactttttaataaaacacgTATTCTTACCTACAATCGAAAGAAAGCAAAgtccaaaattaaaatatagaggCTCGATGGTGATTTTAATCAAAAGATAGCAAGAGTGTGGTGAGTATCAGTTGCAATTAATTGTGTGAGTCACAAGGCATACTTTAGCCAACCTATTCGCCAAAATCGTGTCAAACATTATTTCTATGCAATATATATTATCACTACACAcgcataatataaatatatattatatatataatttattataatgattattgtataaataaatatataaaataaatcacaCTATCGTTATTGTTATCATACCTACGACAACTAAAATGTGCcttattttcaaagatgtaatcTCGAAACATAGAGCACTAAGTGATTTCTTTCATGATTTAGAAATTGTTGtatcgaatataaaataaacgccAGACATACATATATAGAGATAATTGCGTATTGCACGGTACTTTATGTGAATTCTTCGTCGATATTTCTGAAACGAACAAcgatttaaattacaaaattattgtcagGCCTACGTGCCTACGTGCGCGGCGATCGAGAAGAAGATAACGCGGAAGAGAGACGGCAAAATTTCTAAGAAAGTTCACACGAACCGCCGAAGATAAGGTGTTAAGAAGTTATATCGAGAAATTCGGACTGTTAGTTTATGCGGCAtgcgataaataatttaaagttaCAGCCCAAGTCTTGGGAAAGTTTCCGCGAAAAGTTGCCGAGAGTAAGATATCAAGATATTGTATTAAGaaattcaaactattaatttggTACAGTAATGAATAATTTAAAGCCAGTTTACATGTCATGTCTCCGTCTCCCGAACCATTTACCTCTCTTATCTAGCCACACCTTTgccgaataattaaataatgtataa of Bombus terrestris chromosome 5, iyBomTerr1.2, whole genome shotgun sequence contains these proteins:
- the LOC100643157 gene encoding very low-density lipoprotein receptor isoform X8, with the protein product MKEKPGVQRKRVVMGRSCRLLVLSPLYLLTIFGFLAAADAFSTDNKPCPLRQFQCTNGKCIPIPWVCDSMDDCGDNSDETSKCEGQHKCTDSEFKCTNGKCIPGTWHCDGEDDCYDGSDEDPTICRTKNCTADQFTCHSGNGECVALAWMCDGHLDCSDGSDEAECNDTCRSDEFTCANKRCIQRTWVCDSDDDCEDGSDEEDCKPVTCGPSEFACSKNYCITSRWRCDGDFDCPDKIDEVGCKYSNGERPSHCNKDEDFDCDDDFTCIHKSWVCDGERDCPNGADELPKRCHNVTCRPDQFQCGDHRNCISGHLYCNGKAECVDGSDERNCTGETTVCDPSTQFECSEGSCIPLSSVCNKNRDCIGWEDENEELCGVNECSKNNGGCSQICIDLPIGFRCDCNAGYRLIDNRTCDDIDECLEPGRCSQFCLNEKSSFKCICAPGYFKDPRNHTRCKAAEGHASLLFTRRHDIRKVALDRLEMTNIVKDTKMAAALDFVFRTGMIFWSDSSEKKIYKAPIDEGNERTVVIDDGLTTSDGLAVDWIYSHIYWTDSKKSTIELANFEGNMRKTLIQDRVQEPRAIALNPLEGWMFWTDWSDEARIEKAGMDGSHRTVIVDNDVQWPNGLTLDLIGKKIYWVDAKLNIIGSCNYDGSGVRTVLYSPKVLRHPFSITTFEDYVYWTDWDKEAIFKANKFTGQSVEAVTSLRTLKYPMVVHVYHPYRQPDGKNQCQAVNGHCSHLCLPAPRINSKSPLLSCACPDGLRLLPDGLMCVEKDPTHSTDGDGKGGLASESTDPGLVAGIVIGVASLGLLLLALVAVLCYRHYLHRNVTSMNFDNPVYRKTTEDQFSLEKNRFPLPTATVGEEAQEPLTSPGTNDYV
- the LOC100643157 gene encoding very low-density lipoprotein receptor isoform X7; the protein is MKEKPGVQRKRVVMGRSCRLLVLSPLYLLTIFGFLAAADAFSTDNDTCRSDEFTCANKRCIQRTWVCDSDDDCEDGSDEEDCKPVTCGPSEFACSKNYCITSRWRCDGDFDCPDKIDEVGCKYSNGERPSHCNKDEDFDCDDDFTCIHKSWVCDGERDCPNGADELPKRCHNVTCRPDQFQCGDHRNCISGHLYCNGKAECVDGSDERNCTGETTVCDPSTQFECSEGSCIPLSSVCNKNRDCIGWEDENEELCGVNECSKNNGGCSQICIDLPIGFRCDCNAGYRLIDNRTCDDIDECLEPGRCSQFCLNEKSSFKCICAPGYFKDPRNHTRCKAAEGHASLLFTRRHDIRKVALDRLEMTNIVKDTKMAAALDFVFRTGMIFWSDSSEKKIYKAPIDEGNERTVVIDDGLTTSDGLAVDWIYSHIYWTDSKKSTIELANFEGNMRKTLIQDRVQEPRAIALNPLEGWMFWTDWSDEARIEKAGMDGSHRTVIVDNDVQWPNGLTLDLIGKKIYWVDAKLNIIGSCNYDGSGVRTVLYSPKVLRHPFSITTFEDYVYWTDWDKEAIFKANKFTGQSVEAVTSLRTLKYPMVVHVYHPYRQPDGKNQCQAVNGHCSHLCLPAPRINSKSPLLSCACPDGLRLLPDGLMCVEKVSTTVAPTTQEISKPFKRLEPLNVTTTVHPTHSTDGDGKGGLASESTDPGLVAGIVIGVASLGLLLLALVAVLCYRHYLHRNVTSMNFDNPVYRKTTEDQFSLEKNRFPLPTATVGEEAQEPLTSPGTNDYV